A stretch of Desulfotalea psychrophila LSv54 DNA encodes these proteins:
- a CDS encoding phosphate acetyltransferase — protein sequence MSILERCKDVCRKAPKTIVFPDCLDKRVFEAAGRLQAEGLAHPVFMGSPFAVRAKMREAKCSSRGVTVVDHTSPSLLEKNANEFIAIREAKGKKLSMDDAVKAMRCPLAGAAMMVRREEVNLGVSGNISSTGNVIRAGLQFLPKQQGMKTISSFFFMIAPEGGKDYIFADCGVVPVPNENTLADIAISSADKARKLLGEEPRVAMLSFSTKGSANHERAIFVRDTVEQIRKRAPDMLVDGELQLDAAIVPSVAAQKAPGSVVEGMANVLIFPSLEAGNIGYKLAQRLGGYTALGPLLQGFAAGWHDLSRGCTADDIYKVAVVGQCL from the coding sequence GTGAGCATATTAGAACGTTGTAAAGATGTATGTCGTAAAGCGCCTAAGACAATTGTCTTTCCTGATTGCCTCGATAAGAGAGTTTTTGAGGCGGCTGGTCGTCTTCAGGCAGAAGGGCTTGCTCATCCAGTATTTATGGGTTCTCCGTTTGCTGTTCGCGCTAAGATGCGGGAGGCAAAATGTTCAAGTCGTGGGGTGACCGTGGTTGACCATACCAGTCCCTCTCTGCTTGAAAAAAATGCCAATGAATTTATTGCAATTCGTGAGGCAAAGGGTAAAAAGCTGAGCATGGATGATGCCGTAAAGGCCATGAGATGTCCCCTTGCCGGTGCAGCTATGATGGTGCGTCGTGAGGAGGTTAATCTGGGTGTTTCCGGTAATATATCTTCGACTGGTAATGTTATTCGTGCAGGTTTGCAGTTTCTGCCCAAGCAGCAGGGTATGAAAACCATCTCCAGCTTCTTTTTTATGATAGCACCGGAAGGCGGAAAAGATTATATCTTTGCCGATTGTGGTGTAGTGCCAGTGCCCAATGAAAATACTTTGGCTGATATAGCCATATCATCGGCGGATAAGGCGCGCAAGTTACTCGGTGAAGAACCTCGGGTGGCCATGCTCTCTTTTTCTACTAAGGGTAGCGCCAATCATGAGCGGGCAATTTTTGTTCGTGATACCGTTGAGCAAATTCGTAAGCGCGCTCCTGATATGTTGGTTGACGGTGAGCTACAACTCGATGCAGCTATCGTCCCAAGTGTTGCTGCCCAAAAGGCTCCCGGTAGTGTAGTTGAAGGAATGGCAAATGTGCTTATCTTTCCTTCTCTTGAAGCAGGTAATATTGGCTATAAGCTCGCTCAGCGTTTGGGTGGGTATACAGCTCTTGGCCCGCTTCTTCAGGGTTTTGCTGCAGGTTGGCATGATCTTTCCCGTGGTTGTACTGCGGATGATATATATAAGGTTGCCGTTGTAGGTCAGTGCCTATAA
- a CDS encoding cupin domain-containing protein: MGKRIITEADINGALKSGKKSILCPPQECIITPQAVDKALELGLKILQVEEKKVVVEACPLTSTPAPAAPVAPAAPAVPVKPAAPVAPVAFAAPAIVTPTAPVNTSGEADVLISEVCEILKKRLPGVLTDEALESLVRRVVTERLAQPDVSVSLVAENASSSCGGICVVEGDRLLKANAGAPVAVAEQVFIADALGECAGAQLAGGYMEWEKASFKRTVECPEVGVVVAGELHLDICGKTLVAKVGDMVYFPEGVDVTYSTPTSVRIACINNVA, encoded by the coding sequence ATGGGAAAGCGGATTATAACCGAAGCCGATATTAATGGGGCCCTCAAGAGTGGGAAGAAGTCGATCCTATGCCCGCCTCAAGAGTGTATTATTACCCCTCAAGCAGTTGATAAGGCCTTGGAGTTAGGTTTGAAAATACTCCAGGTTGAAGAGAAGAAGGTTGTGGTTGAGGCCTGTCCTCTTACCAGTACTCCTGCTCCGGCTGCCCCAGTTGCTCCGGCGGCCCCAGCTGTTCCAGTAAAACCTGCTGCTCCTGTAGCGCCAGTGGCTTTTGCTGCTCCTGCCATAGTTACTCCAACTGCTCCAGTGAACACCTCAGGCGAGGCCGATGTCCTGATTTCTGAAGTCTGTGAAATCCTGAAAAAGCGCCTTCCGGGTGTGTTGACCGATGAGGCTCTTGAGAGTCTTGTGCGTAGGGTAGTAACGGAAAGACTTGCTCAGCCTGATGTTTCTGTCTCTCTGGTAGCAGAGAATGCCTCTTCTTCCTGTGGTGGTATCTGTGTGGTTGAGGGCGATCGCCTTCTTAAGGCAAATGCCGGTGCTCCTGTAGCTGTAGCAGAACAGGTGTTTATTGCCGATGCCCTGGGCGAATGTGCTGGCGCTCAACTTGCCGGTGGTTATATGGAGTGGGAGAAGGCATCTTTCAAGCGTACCGTGGAATGTCCAGAGGTAGGTGTTGTTGTTGCAGGTGAGTTACATCTTGATATTTGTGGAAAAACCTTGGTGGCTAAGGTTGGCGATATGGTTTATTTCCCCGAAGGTGTAGATGTAACCTATAGTACTCCCACTTCTGTACGTATTGCGTGCATCAACAACGTTGCTTAG
- the eutJ gene encoding ethanolamine utilization protein EutJ, protein MAISWELACERLDRAAAMINDTEAVEVEGPIHVGIDLGTADVVLMAIDAEGEPVAVFLEWAEVVRDGVVVDYVGAIDIVRRFIKQAEERLGCEITQASTSFPPGTDARLSINILESVGLEVTYVEDEPSCVAHLLDLNKAAIVDIGGGTTGTAVVRNSQVVFSDDEPTGGKHLSLTIAGYYDISIEEAEQRKRKAAEFNILSIVRPTLERVTDIVADHIRGQEVETILLSGGTCCLPGVVGVFEKELKLPIQLPTQPLMLTPFSIASLNLR, encoded by the coding sequence ATGGCTATTTCATGGGAACTCGCCTGCGAAAGGCTCGACCGTGCTGCGGCAATGATTAATGATACCGAAGCAGTTGAAGTAGAGGGGCCAATTCACGTTGGTATTGATTTAGGTACAGCCGATGTTGTCTTGATGGCCATTGATGCCGAGGGCGAACCTGTTGCCGTTTTCCTGGAATGGGCAGAGGTGGTACGTGATGGCGTGGTTGTCGATTATGTCGGCGCTATTGATATTGTCCGTCGCTTTATCAAGCAGGCCGAAGAGCGTCTTGGCTGTGAAATCACCCAAGCCTCGACATCTTTTCCTCCGGGAACAGATGCGCGCCTCTCGATAAATATCTTGGAATCTGTGGGGCTTGAGGTCACCTATGTAGAGGATGAGCCAAGCTGTGTTGCTCATCTTCTTGATCTGAATAAGGCCGCCATTGTTGATATTGGTGGTGGTACCACCGGTACTGCTGTGGTGAGGAATAGTCAGGTGGTTTTTAGTGATGACGAGCCTACGGGCGGTAAGCATCTTTCTCTGACCATTGCCGGTTACTATGATATCTCTATAGAAGAGGCAGAGCAGCGTAAACGCAAGGCCGCTGAATTTAATATTCTCAGTATTGTCCGTCCAACCTTGGAACGGGTGACTGATATTGTGGCAGATCATATAAGGGGTCAGGAGGTGGAGACTATTTTGCTCTCTGGCGGTACCTGTTGTTTGCCCGGGGTTGTAGGGGTCTTTGAGAAGGAGTTGAAGTTGCCTATTCAGCTACCGACCCAGCCTCTTATGCTTACTCCATTTTCCATAGCGTCGCTGAATTTACGTTAG
- a CDS encoding aldehyde dehydrogenase family protein encodes MSIGREQIESIVAEVISQIGNVQQGAPVLSGSAAGDWGVFDELDDAVAAAKAACKLIDTVAMRTRVVEVMRRAARMNARPLAEKAVAETGMGNIEDKVLKTLLVANSTPGPEILQPTAITGDDGFTLIENAPWGVIASVTPSTNPGSTVINNGISMISGGNAVVFAPHPAAKRITQEAIKLMNKAIAEETGINNLLVCIKEPSLDAAQRLFTYPGINLLTVTGGEAVVKAARKVTDKRLIAAGAGNPPVVVDETADLARAAESIYIGASFDNNLICANEKEIIVVESVADQFKREFVAAGAFEISLEQAEAIGKTVLLDYGTDKCRANPKWVGRDAYKLAELIGVTIPAGCKLLFVDVKGDARHPFAVTEQMMPLIPVVRARNFDQALEWALMLERGLSHTAGLHSTNIHNMERMAKAVNTSLFVKNGPHIAGLGAGGEGWTSMTISTPTGEGVTNAATFVRLRRCALVGSFRIV; translated from the coding sequence ATGTCTATTGGCCGCGAACAAATTGAGTCTATTGTCGCAGAGGTTATTTCTCAAATAGGTAATGTTCAGCAGGGTGCTCCTGTTTTGTCTGGCTCGGCAGCAGGTGATTGGGGTGTCTTTGATGAGTTGGATGATGCCGTTGCGGCAGCTAAGGCGGCTTGCAAGCTTATTGATACTGTTGCTATGCGTACCCGTGTCGTTGAGGTAATGCGTCGTGCCGCCCGGATGAATGCACGTCCCCTTGCTGAGAAGGCTGTTGCAGAAACGGGCATGGGCAATATAGAAGATAAGGTGTTGAAAACACTGCTTGTGGCCAACAGCACTCCGGGTCCTGAGATTCTTCAGCCCACGGCAATTACCGGTGATGATGGCTTTACCCTTATAGAGAATGCTCCTTGGGGTGTTATTGCCTCGGTTACTCCCTCTACCAATCCTGGATCAACTGTTATTAATAACGGTATCAGTATGATCTCAGGTGGTAATGCAGTTGTCTTTGCTCCGCATCCTGCCGCAAAGCGCATCACTCAAGAGGCTATTAAGCTCATGAATAAGGCTATTGCAGAGGAGACTGGTATTAATAACCTGCTCGTTTGCATTAAAGAGCCATCTCTTGATGCGGCCCAACGTCTCTTTACCTATCCGGGAATTAATCTTCTCACCGTAACCGGTGGTGAAGCCGTTGTTAAGGCTGCTCGTAAGGTCACCGATAAGCGTCTTATTGCCGCAGGTGCTGGTAATCCTCCCGTTGTGGTTGATGAGACAGCGGATCTTGCCCGTGCTGCTGAAAGTATTTATATCGGTGCCTCCTTTGATAACAACCTCATCTGCGCCAACGAGAAAGAGATTATTGTTGTTGAGTCTGTAGCGGATCAGTTTAAGCGTGAGTTTGTCGCCGCTGGTGCCTTTGAAATTTCTCTTGAGCAGGCAGAGGCCATTGGTAAGACCGTTCTTCTTGATTACGGTACCGATAAGTGTCGTGCTAATCCTAAATGGGTTGGCCGTGATGCCTATAAGCTTGCAGAGCTTATCGGAGTAACCATTCCTGCTGGTTGTAAACTTCTCTTTGTTGACGTAAAAGGTGACGCCCGTCATCCTTTTGCTGTAACCGAGCAGATGATGCCGCTTATTCCTGTTGTTCGTGCCCGTAACTTTGATCAAGCTCTTGAGTGGGCTCTTATGCTTGAACGCGGTTTGAGTCATACCGCTGGTCTGCACTCCACCAATATTCACAATATGGAGAGAATGGCCAAGGCCGTTAATACCAGTCTCTTTGTGAAAAATGGTCCCCATATTGCCGGACTTGGTGCAGGCGGTGAAGGTTGGACTTCCATGACTATCTCCACTCCAACCGGTGAAGGTGTTACTAACGCAGCGACCTTTGTTCGTCTTCGTCGCTGTGCCCTTGTCGGCAGCTTTAGGATTGTCTAG
- a CDS encoding EutN/CcmL family microcompartment protein, with protein sequence MELARVRGQVVATIRDPKVPHTSLLLVDFIRADGVVRREGHVAADTLGAGEGEYVLLVRGSGAALVVGGGKPPIDLSVVAIVDQISALNEVIYSK encoded by the coding sequence ATGGAATTGGCAAGAGTAAGAGGTCAGGTAGTTGCTACCATTCGTGATCCTAAGGTTCCCCATACAAGCTTGCTTCTTGTTGACTTCATTCGCGCTGATGGTGTGGTAAGACGCGAGGGACATGTGGCTGCAGATACTCTCGGTGCCGGAGAGGGCGAGTATGTCCTCCTGGTGCGGGGAAGTGGTGCCGCGCTTGTGGTGGGCGGAGGGAAGCCACCGATTGACCTGAGCGTTGTTGCCATTGTTGACCAGATCAGTGCTCTGAATGAAGTGATTTATAGTAAATAA
- a CDS encoding BMC domain-containing protein, with the protein MDALGILEAKGITGLIEAADVMTKAAQVELVSYERIGGGYVCVLIRGDVAACKAAIDAGAAAAKRMGKLIAAHVIPRPHQDLEEIFPIKLNK; encoded by the coding sequence ATGGATGCTCTTGGAATATTAGAGGCAAAAGGTATTACCGGCCTTATAGAGGCAGCAGATGTTATGACCAAGGCGGCTCAGGTAGAGTTGGTGAGTTACGAGCGTATTGGTGGTGGTTATGTCTGTGTGCTTATTCGTGGCGATGTCGCTGCCTGTAAGGCTGCAATAGATGCGGGCGCTGCAGCCGCAAAACGTATGGGTAAGCTTATTGCCGCCCATGTTATTCCTCGTCCTCATCAGGACCTTGAGGAAATTTTTCCAATTAAATTGAATAAATAA
- a CDS encoding BMC domain-containing protein, protein MDGSIGFVEVVGLVAAIEVADAMAKAARVSVKTITTDAAGGVTVICEGDLAAVGAAVDAGKAAGSRLGECVGTNVIGRPDESLEALLTDKIGSVFAEEKAAAAIAAAKPAKELASKAVKK, encoded by the coding sequence ATGGATGGTTCTATAGGTTTTGTTGAAGTTGTTGGTCTGGTTGCCGCCATTGAAGTTGCTGATGCTATGGCTAAGGCTGCTCGCGTGTCTGTGAAGACCATAACCACGGATGCAGCAGGTGGTGTAACCGTTATCTGTGAGGGTGATCTTGCCGCAGTTGGCGCAGCCGTAGATGCCGGTAAGGCAGCTGGCTCTCGCTTGGGTGAATGTGTCGGTACCAACGTTATTGGCCGTCCAGATGAAAGCCTTGAAGCTCTTTTGACCGATAAAATTGGTTCTGTTTTTGCAGAGGAAAAGGCAGCTGCCGCTATTGCGGCAGCTAAGCCCGCGAAAGAATTGGCTTCTAAGGCAGTCAAAAAATAG
- a CDS encoding BMC domain-containing protein, translated as MTAYIQSVGMIEFTSIAAGIEAADRMMKASSVEILMMKTICPGKFLAAVHGDVAAVQASVAAGIDGADGAVADHFVIPSIDQSVISAMSGIAGKPQGCSLGIIETFSASSAIVAADRAAKTAEVDIAEVRIAMGLGGKAFCLLTGDVAAVSMATQAAADACAETAMLVRSVVIPSVTPEVMSSIL; from the coding sequence ATGACAGCTTATATTCAGTCAGTTGGAATGATAGAATTTACCAGCATTGCAGCCGGTATTGAAGCCGCAGATCGTATGATGAAGGCCTCCAGTGTAGAGATTTTGATGATGAAGACCATCTGTCCTGGTAAGTTTCTTGCAGCGGTACACGGTGACGTGGCTGCGGTTCAGGCTTCCGTGGCTGCTGGTATTGACGGTGCCGATGGCGCCGTAGCGGATCATTTCGTAATTCCTAGCATTGACCAATCCGTTATTTCTGCAATGTCCGGTATTGCCGGTAAACCACAGGGTTGTTCTCTTGGTATTATAGAGACTTTTTCTGCATCCTCTGCAATTGTGGCCGCAGATCGTGCCGCGAAGACTGCCGAGGTAGATATTGCCGAAGTACGTATTGCCATGGGTCTTGGTGGTAAGGCTTTTTGTCTTCTCACCGGTGATGTGGCTGCAGTCAGTATGGCAACCCAGGCAGCAGCTGATGCCTGTGCCGAGACTGCAATGCTTGTCCGTTCTGTTGTGATTCCAAGTGTTACTCCAGAGGTTATGAGTAGTATATTGTAG